The region CCCACCGGCGGCGTTTGGTTACAGATTAAATAGGCCACTGGCAGACGGAGGGATTTTTGACCATCTACCAACTCTTGGCCCCGGTTTAAGCAATCCGCCATCCACGCACCGCCCCGTTTTTCCGACGGTCGGCTATAGGCATCTAGGTAAAAACTGGCGATCGCCGTGCCTGATTCATCCAACACTTGGAAAAATTGCACATCGGGGTGCCACACTGGAGCCGGATCTTGACTGGGCTGAATAGTAACCCCAAAGAGCCGTTTAGCTAGGGCAAATAGACCTTCCAGTACTTGGGGCAAGGGAAAATAGGGCCGCAGAGCTTCCGCATCAAAATCGAATTCCTGTTCCCGTTGTCGTTCCGACCAATAGGCCGTATCCCAATGGTGTAGCTCTGCCACCCCAGCAAATTTCTGTAGATCGGCAAATTCCTGCTCCGCCGCCTTATAACTGGGAACCCGTAACTCCTCCAACAGTTTTTCCACCGCCGCCACATCGGGGGCCATTTTGCGGGACAAACTCAACTCCGCATAGGTGTCAAAACCCAACAACTGAGACTTTTCCAGTCGCAATGCCAAAATTCTTTCAATCAAGGGATGGTTATCCCACTGCCCATCCGCCGCCCGACGAATAAAAGCTCGGTAAACTTTTTCCCGTAGATCTTCCCGCTGACTATATTTCATAAAGGGCAGATAGCTGGGATAGTCCAACGTAATTACCCAGGGACCATCCTCTGGAGTAGCCTTTTCTTCTCCTTTTTGTTGTGCCGTTTGGGCCGCCAGGGCTAATAAACTAGGCGGTAACCCAGCAATTTCCTCTTTAGTCGTTAATTTCAATTCAAACGCTTGGCTGGCATCCAACACATTATTGGAAAATTTCGTGGCCAGTTCCGCCAATTCCAACTGGATTGCATTGAACCGTTCCCGTTTTTCCCCCGTTAAGCCGACACCGCCTAATTCCGCTTCCCGGATATTGCTTTCCACAATGCGTTGCTGGGCCGGCTCCAATGTGTCCCACTCGGCACTATTTCGCAGGGCCACAAAGGCTTCATAAAGGGGACGACTTTGCCCCAAACGACTAATGAAACCCACCACCAAAGGTTGCACTTGTTCAAAGCCATGGCGCAGTTCGGGGCTATTTTTCACCCCCATCAAATGGGAAATGGTGCCCCAAGTCCAACTCAGTTTTTCCTCCAGGGCCGTTAGTGGTTCCACCAATCCTTCCCAGGTGGGTTGCACAGACTGTTCCAACTCGGTCAATTGAGCTTCTAGCTCCTGCACCAGGGTGGTCACCGCTGGCTCCACGTCAGTGGCTTGAATTTTGTCAAAGGCAGGTAAACCCCGGCCTTGAAGGAGAGGATTGGCAACGGCGGCAGTAGTCATAGGGAAATATGGTCGAAGATTTTGACGGAAGGGAAAGCCCCACAACCAATGGTGGGTAATGCTCCTAGATTAACAATCGTCAGGAATATTTTCAGGGCGCGGAACCGCACTTGACAAACAGAAGTGTGTGTCTGTCTGTCAGTAAAATATGAAAATGTTAGCTGTTACGAACATTAAAACTTTAAATGTAAATATTTTGCAATATTTAGGGTTAACCGTACTTAAATAACTGGAGGCTGGGCTAGAATTACTTCTATAAAAATTCGTATAGTTGTGGGTAAAAACTATGCCAGTAGGACAAGACTTTGTAGAACAACTCAGAAAAGTTAGAGTAAGTAAAAAAGTAATAACCAGAAAAATTGGTGATGTCATATCTGATTTTCAAAGTGCAAAAATTATAATCCCTACTTATCAAAGAAGTTTTGTTTGGCCAATAGATAAGCAAAATCGTTTTATTGAATCTATTTTTATGGATATACCAATTCCTCCACTTTTTTTCCTAGAAAAATATGATGAAGAAAAGGAAATGGTTGTGTATGAAATAATTGACGGAGTTCAAAGAATAACGACTCTTTGTAATTTTATAAATGGACAGCTCAAACCTTCTGATCTTGAAAATTTGCCTCATCTAAATCAAGCTAAATTTCAGACATTACCAGCTAATATTAGTAATTTGTTTTTTGAAAGAGAGCTGACTAATGTAGTTATAGAGAGTAATACACACCCCGAAATTCAATTTGAAGTTTTCGGGCGACTTAATATGGGATCAGTATCTCTAAATTCCCAAGAGCTAAGAAATTGTATGTTTCATGGAGAATTTAATGATTTCCTGAAAGATTTAAATAAAAACAGAACTTATAGGGAACTTCTAGACGCATTTCCCAGGTTGAAACCTGCTCCAGAGGGAAAGCCAGATAAAAACAGAATGTTTGATGTTGAACTAATCTTGCGCTTATTTACTTTATATGATTTCTATAACCAGCAAACTAAGCAGTATCCAGAATCAAGAAGTGAAATTTTAAATGATTACATGAGGAAGCGGATTGACAATGACCCATCTGTTTCTTCACAGGAAGAACTAGAGAGTTTATTTATCAGACTTCTTGAAATGGTGAAAATTTGCTTTAATGGCAATCAATTCAAAAGCTTTAACGTCAAACCTTCAAAAAATTATGCTTCTTTTTCCAAACAGCTAAACGCAGCAGTGTTTGACGTTCAAATGCTGGGTTTTGTTGATTATCAAATTAATGAAATACTAGATAAAGCTGAAGTTATTTACGACGCTTTTATAGATTTATGTTCTTTTGATCGGGATTTTTCAGATTCTATCATAAGGTCAACTAATTCAAAAGTAAATGGGCGTTTAACACCTTGGAAACAAACACTAAAATCAATAGTCGAAAATTATGATTCTTATTTGTCCGAGTTTTTAGAAAAGAAGGAAGCCTTTAATTCAACGCCCATCTGCAAGGTATCAGGGGAAGAAATTTTAAGCTTTGAAGAATGTGATTACTGCGATGGAAAAATTTATCATAAGAGTAACTCTCCTAAATTAGAACTTCGTCGTTCTTCAACAAGAAATTCGATGAAAACAGATGCTATAGTAAGTTTCGGTCAAAAAGAGCTAGAATATTCAACTCTTGAAGAAGCAATACAATTTTTAATCGATCATATATCTGAAAAAATTCTGAGCTCTGACGACCCCCATCATATTGAGCGATTAAAGTCGCTGAGCTTTATAGGAACATCAGATGAATTACTGGAAAGAATTCCAGCAGGCAGGAGCGGCAAACGCATAGCAAAGATGGGTGACTTATACGATTCTAACCGGCACAGGCTTTACATCAATATATCTGGGGGAAGAAAGGAAAATATTGATAACTTTAATCAACTCTTTTCACTATTTAGTTTTACCCAAGACGTGAAAATCAAGTAACTTGCGATTTAAGCCGGAACAGTGACGGTTTTCGTGCCAGCCAGATTAAAGGCACTGTGGGCCGCTTTCAGGGCATCCACTCCCCGATCCTGGGGCACCACACAACTAATTTTAATTTCCGACGTGGCAATCATTTCAATGTTGATATTTTCCTGGGCTAGGGAGGCAAAGAAATGGGCCGCCACCCCCGGATGCCCAATCATACCGGAACCAACAATGCTGACTTTAGCAATGGCTTTGTTCACCACTACGGCCGCATCTAACCAATCCTTCACCAAGGGTTGCAAAATTGCTTCGGCCTGATGGCTGTCCCCTTCTGCCACCATAAAAGCAATATCCCGGCAGGGAGTGCCCGCATTGATACGGCACCGTTGAGATTGGATAATCATATCCACACTGATGTTGGCCTCCGCTAGGGCGGTGAACAGTTGGGCAGCCATGCCAGGGCGATCGGGTACGTGGCGAATGGCAATTTGGGCCTGGTCTTGGTCCAGGGCTACCCCCCGCACCGCCGGTAAATGGGAAGTGTCCGTTTGGTTCTTGGGAGGAGATAGGGTTACCCCAAAGGCGTTGGACAAAGCGGCGATCGCCCGGTCTGCGTCCCGTTGATCAATGACACAACTAACTTTCACTTCGGAAGTGGAAATCATTTCAATGTTGACCCCCACATCGGCTAGGGTTTTAAACATTTTGGCGGCAATGCCAGGGCGACCAATCATACCGGCTCCCGCAATGGCGATTTTGGCTATGCCTTTTTCGACAATAATTTCCGCTTCTTGATCCGCTTCAGGGTAACTGCGTAAGGCTGGAGCAATGGCGCTGGTGATGGCCTCGGCGGTGCCCAATAGGTCTTTGACAACGGTGAAGGCAATGTCATTACTGTTGCCGTCGTGGATGGATTGAATGATCAAATCAATATCCACCTGCTGTTGGGAAATGTCCCGGAATAATCGGGCCGCTACCCCCGGGCGATCGGGCACTCGCAACAGAGCGACTTTGGCTTGATCGGCGTCGTATTCCACCCCATCCACTGCTTTGGCAATTTCAAGCCCTACCAGGGAACGGTTTTGCACCGGGGGAGCCACCACCCTGGTACCCGGTTCATCACTCCAACTAGAACGCACCACCAAAGGAATGCCGTAGTTGCGGGCAATTTCCACCGCCCGGGGATGGAGTACCTTGGCCCCCAAACTGGCCAATTCCAACATCTCATCACAGGTGATTTCCGCCATGAGTTGAGCTTCGGGCACCAGACGGGGATCGGTGGTGAGAATACCGGGGACATCGGTGTAAATTTCGCAGAAATCCGCCTTCAACGCCGCCGCCAGGGCCACTGCAGAAGTGTCTGACCCCCCCCGCCCCAGGGTTGTAATTTCCAAATGCTCCACACTGCTAATGCCCTGGAATCCAGCCACTACCACCACTTTTCCTTCCTGTAGATGGCGCTCTAGGCGATCGGGACGAATTTCCAGAATGCGGGCCCGGCTATGTTCGGCTTCGGTTACGATGCCCACCTGGGCTCCGGTGAGGGAAATGGCGGGTTGGTCTATTTCCTGCAAAGCCAAGCTTAATAGGGCAATGGAAACCTGTTCCCCGGTGGAGAGTAACATGTCCATCTCCCGACGACAGGGGTTGGGGGAAATTTGCTGGGCTAAATCCACCAACACATCGGTGCTTTTGCCCATGGCCGACACCACCACCACTAGGGAGTTTCCACCCTGTACAGTCCGCTTAATACGTTGGGCCACCGCTTGAATACGCTCCACAGTGCCAACGGAGGTGCCGCCAAATTTTTGAACGATTAGTGCCATGGTGATTTCGGGATAGGGCCGGGGGAAAGTCGGAAGTTCCCCATGGTATCAAAAAAATTAAGCCGCTATTATTTCTTGGTAAAAGCCTGTTGACTTCCGGTCAATCCTGGGGGATGATGTTCTTTCGGTAAGAAAAACCACCGCAAGCGGAACTGGCGGAATTGGTAGACGCGCTAGATTCAGGTTCTAGTGTTCGTAAGGACTTCCGGGTTCAAGTCCCGGGTTCCGCATCCTAACTCTACTCAGGCTGATCAAGGTTTGCTATCAACTTGGCAAGTTTTCCAAAGGTAATTCGGTTCGCCACAGCCTTTGTCTTCTTTTCGAGTTGCTGGAACTCCGGAAGACTCGGTAAAAATGATACTCTCCCAATAGAAGAGAGCCATTTTGTCATTATTGTGACCAGAATAATTGAGTCAGCTTTTATTGTTCTAATGCCAGGCTAATTTCTTTTCTACTGAAGGGCAAATCCTGGTTAATAGCATCAATTTCTGCTTGCTCCATAGCATTAATTTCGTCAATGTAGATCTGCAAAATTTGCTGCATTTTAGGGTGGTAAAACCGATGCAAGCTGTAGTTAGCTGTGGCGGGAAAACCTCGACGGCGTTTGTGGCGACCCCCAGCCCCTGGATCGAATAGTTGAATGCCTTCCCCAATGGCCCATTCAATTGGTTGATAGTAGCAAGCTTCAAAGTGTAGACAATCGTAATCTGCCAGGCTTCCCCAGTAGCGACCATAGAGGCGATCGCCTTTGCGTAAACAAAAAGATAAACCAACAGGATGTTGATCGTCGTGCTCCGGGAAGGCTAACACCAAAACTACCCTAGAACGGTAATCTTCGTACAAAGACTGAAAGAATTTTTTGGTTAGGTACTTGCTCCCCCAATAGAATTTGTCACAGGTATTACTATAAAAACGATAAATTGCCGGGAAAAAATGATGGGGAATTTGATCTCCTTGTAAAACTTGAATTCGTAAGCTGGCTTTTTGCACCGCTTTACGTTCTCGTTTAATATTGCGCCGTTGATTGGCATTAAAAATTTGCAAATAATCGTCAAAACTTTGAAAATTTTGATTTTGCCAGATATAGCTATGGTGCAACCAACCAGTGAAGCCTAAATTTTCCATTTGCTTTTGCCATTGGCGATCGACAAACAAAAAATTACAACCGGAAATTTGATTTGTTTGGCAAAAATGATCAATGGCTTCTACCATAATTTGGGTGATCAAAAATTCATTAGCTTCAGGGTCAATTAAAAAACGATAGCCTTCGGCAGGGGTAAAGGGAGCCATACCCAACAACTTTGGATAGTAGTCAATGCCTAGTCGTTGGGCCAAGTCCGCCCATTGGTGATCAAAAACAAATTCGCCGTAACTATGGCCTTTGAGATATAAAGCCGCTGCTCCTAGTAAGGTTTCCCCCTGCCATACAGTCAGATGACAAGGTTGCCAACCGGCATTACGAACAGCACTGCCGGAAGTTTCCAGGTTATGGAGCCAATGCCATTCCAGAAAGGGGGTTTGTAGGGGCACTGCCAATCGATCCCACTGGGGCTGGGGAATTTCTGCCAAGGCATGGTGCCAACGCACTGTCAAACCAGAAGGATGGGACTTGGCCATGGTTAATCAGAACAGCAATCAGACAGTTTTCGGTAATTTAACGAATATTGTCCCCCGTCGCAACTAAAAGTTCTAACATCTGACCAATACCAATTACCAGCCCCAGGTGCCAATGCCCCCCTTAAAGGGGCCGACAATCTTTGACGTAATCCAGCCACCGTAGAAATCCCCCGGCTGGGCCGTGACTAACTCTTCATCTACATAGCAGGCATCCATTTTACTGGGATAAAAGGCTATGTAATCTTTGATCACGCTAAATCTAGTATTGGGAGTGGGGTAATACCAAGCCACGTTCTCCCGCCGGCGATCGCCTAAATTGAGATGATAATAGCTGGCCTCCCCTTTCCATTCACAATAGGAATGTCTAGTGGAAAGCTCCAGATATTCAATCCGGACATCCTGGGGAGGAAAATAGTAAACCGGTGGATGGCTAGTCTCTAATACCCGTTGAGTCGAGCAACTATCGGCAATGGTAATGCCGTCACATATAATCACCGCCCTTTGGCCAGAAGCTTCAATTCTGGGAGGACGGGGATAATCCCAGACCGATTCTTGCCCCGGCTCAGGAGTAGTGGGTTGGGGCATAGGTCAAAGACTCAGTAATTGTTGCGGTTGGCGATCGCCCAAACTAGTCGGTAGGGGCAAATTATTTAAACAACACCAATGGTAAGTGTACAGATTGGCGTGGCCGTGGTTAATGGTGGCAATGGCCGGCGCTGCTGGAAATGGCCAAAGTCGGTCAAATAATAGTCCCTGGGCAAGGCTGAACTGTAGCAAATAAACTGCCGGTGGAGCCTTCAACTCCTTAATCAAAGCCTGTGCCAAATTCTCTAAACTACGTTGGTAGCGTTGGTAGGGGGGTAAATCCCAGGACACCATCTCATAGGCATTGGGCATCATCCCCTCATAGATTAGAGGTAGGAATTGTATACCATTGACCGCCACAATAATCGGCAACCAATGATCCCCCAACCAATTAGCGTCACTACACAAAGGCAAATTAAGCTGTTGGCTCACCCACTGACGGCGGGCATTAATTTCCTGACATGCCTGGTAAATATTTTGTCCTGGAAAATCTAGCCAACGGGGTAACTGGATTGTCAAAGGGCAGTAAATTCGTCCTCCCATTTGGGTTTGTTGCTGGGCCTGATCCGACCATAAACTAGCCACCGCAACTGTCTCAATAATCGTTTCCGGGGAACAACCGGCGATCGCCTCCTTTAAAGCATTGACCATCCTTTCCGTAACAGGGGAAGCCGCAATTAAGCGACCCTCCTGCTTCACCTTGGCATTCACAATAATGCTTGCTCGTCCATTACGATTGGGTGCCTTAAGGGTTGGAATTACCACAGCCTTTATACCTATCTAGGGATAAATCAACGAAAATCGCTAAGTCAGCCATATAGCCATCTCATAACACCATTATCAAACAATGGCACAGGAAAGAAAACCCTACTTCTGCCAACTATCCATGTTTATCATTCCATTGGCACTAAAAGCGAAACCCCCCAACACTAAGTTGAAGGGTTCAAAGAAAGAGGAACTTGGCATCGGACTATTGTGCCGTGGGGCAACCCCCAGAGTATCGTCGCCGCTATCACATTTCACAGCCGAGTGCGGGATGGGATCGGAGTGGTTCCATGACGCTAAAGACACCAAGAAAGATTGTTGGGTTTAGCTGAGAAGAGACCCAGAAGACTGCACAAGAAAAAAGAAAGAGAAAGAAGAAAAAGGTCAAGCCCTCGGTCTATTAGTACTCCTCGACTTCATCCATTACTGAACTTCCATCTAGAGCCTATCAACGGGTAGTCTTCCCGTGACCTTACTGGCTTAACACCATGAGAGTACTCATCTTGAGGTGGGCTTCCCACTTAGATGCTTTCAGCGGTTATCCACTCCGCACTTGGCTACCCTGCGTTTACCGTTGGCACGATAACAGGTACACCAGAGGTGCGTACTTCCCGGTCCTCTCGTACTAAGGAAGTCTCCTCTCAATACTCTTACGCCTACACCGGATATGGACCGAACTGTCTCACGACGTTCTGAACCCAGCTCACGTACCGCTTTAATGGGCGAACAGCCCAACCCTTGGGACGTACTACCGCCCCAGGTTGCGATGAGCCGACATCGAGGTGCCAAACCTCCGCGTCGATGTGAACTCTTGGCGGAGATCAGCCTGTTATCCCTAGAGTAACTTTTATCCGTTGAGCGACGGCCCTTCCACTCAGTGCCGTCGGATCACTAAAGCCGACTTTCGTCCCTGTTTGACTTGTCAGTCTCACAGTCAAGCTTCCTTCTGCTTTTACACTCTTCGGCTGATTTCCAACCAGCCTGAGGAAACCTTTGCGCGCCTCCGTTACCTTTTAGGAGGCGACCGCCCCAGTCAAACTGCCCACCTGAAATTGTCCTTCTCCCGGATAACGGGAACAAGTTAGAATTCTAGCCTCACCAGAGTGGTATCTCACCGTTGACTCCATTACTCCCACAAGAGCAACTTCATAGTCTCCCACCTATCCTGCGCAAGCAAAGCCCGAACCCAATTCCAAGCTACAGTAAAGCTTCATAGGGTCTTTCTGTCCAGGTGCAGGGAGTCCGTATCTTCACAGACAATCCTATTTCGCCGAGCCTCTCTCCGAGACAGTGCCCAGATCGTTACGCCTTTCGTGCGGGTCGGAACTTACCCGACAAGGAATTTCGCTACCTTAGGACCGTTATAGTTACGGCCGCCGTTCACCGGGGCTTCAGTCGCTAGCTTCGGATTACTCCTAACCAACTTCCTTAACCTTCCGGCACTGGGCAGGCGTCAGCCCCCATACTGCGTCTTACGACTTTGCGGAGACCTGTGTTTTTGGTAAACAGTCGCCTGGGCCTATTCACTGCGACCTCCATTGCTGGAGGCACCCCTTCTCCCGAAGTTACGGGGTAATTTTGCCGAGTTCCTTAGAGAGAGTTACCTCGCGCCCCTTAGTATTCTCTACCTTCCTACCTGTGTCGGTTTCGGGTACAGGTGACTATAAATTAACGTGGTTCGGGCTTTTCTAGGAAGCTTGACATCATGCACTTCGTCTCCGTAGAGACTCCCCATCACACCTCCGCTCAAGACGTTTTCTCCGTCTCTCATCGCCTCGAATGCTTGGACTGGTAACCAACTTCCAGCTGCACTAGCCTTCTCCGTCCCCCGCCACAATTTATAATCAGTACCGGAATATTGACCGGTTGTCCATCGACTACGCTTCTCAGCCTCGCCTTAGGTCCTGACTAACCCTCCGCGGACGAGCCTTCCGGAGGAACCCTTAGGATTTCGGGGTATGGGATTCTCACCCATATTTTCGCTACTCAAGCCGACATTCTCACTTCTGTACTGTCCACACCTGCTTGCCGCTAGTGCTTCACCCTATACAGAACGCTCCCCTACCACTCATATCTGAGTCCACAGCTTCGGTACATCACTTAGCCCCGTTCATTTTCGGCGCAGGAGCGCTTGACCAGTGAGCTATTACGCACTCTTTTAAGGATTGCTGCTTCTAGGCAAACCTCCTGGTTGTCAATGCACTCCCACCTCCTTTCTCACTTAGTGATGATTTGGGGACCTTAGCTGGTGGTCTGGGCTGTTTCCCTTTCGACGATGAAGCTTATCCCCCACCGTCTTACTGGTCGTTTCTTCTTGGGTATTCTGAGTTTGCCTCACTTTGGTACAGCTCTCGCCGCCCGCAGCGAAACAGTGCTTTACCCCCCAAGTTGACTTTACAACCGCTGCGCCTAAACACATTTCGGGGAGAACCAGCTAGCTCCGGGTTCGATTGGCATTTCACCCCTAACCACAGCTCATCCGCTAATTTTTCAACATTAGTCGGTTCGGACCTCCACTTAGTGTTACCTAAGCTTCATCCTGGCCATGGTTAGATCACCCGGGTTCGGGTCTACAAATTGTGACTAACGCCCTATTCAGGCTCGCTTTCACTTTGGCTTCGGTGCAACACACCTTAACCTGCCACAACCTGTAAGTCGCCGGCTCATTCTTCAACAGGCACACGGTCACTCGTTTAATCGAGCTCCCATTGCTTGTAGGCTAACGGTTTCATGTTCTATTTCACTCCCCTCAACGGGGTTCTTTTCACCTTTCCCTCGCGGTACTTTACGCTATCGGTCACACAGTAGTATTTAGCCTTACCAGGTGGTCCTGGCGGATTCAATCGGAATTCCACGAGCTCCGACCTACTCGGGATTCAGCTAGGCTGCTTCGATTTTCGACTACAGGACTTTCACCTCCTCTGGTGCAGTTTTCAGCTGCTTCGTCTAATCTACTCAGTCCACGTTGCTGTCCCACGACCCCAATCTCCGAAGACATTGGTTTAGGCTGTTCCCCGTTCGCTCGCCGCTACTTAGAGAATCACTTTTGTTTTCTTTTCCTCTAGCTACTAAGATGTTTCAGTTCACTAGGTTCGCTCTCTCCCGCCTATTTTATTCAGCGGGTAGTTCACTTGGGTTGCCCCATTCGGACACCTCCGGATCAATGCTTGTTTCCAGCTCCCCGAAGCGTTTCGTCGGTAACCACGTCCTTCTTCGCCTCTGTGTGCCAAGGTATCCACCGTTAGCCCTTTGTAGCTTGACCTTATTAAGATCTTCTTTTGCTAACTAGGATTATCTTTTCTCTTACCTTTACCATTTTTCAATCTTCCACTCAGCCAAAAGCATCGTAGTTAATCTAGAAATGGTTAGGAAGAGCAAGATTTTCCCTGCTTTCTCTTTTCTTTATGCAGTTTTCAAGGTTCTTACTGGACTTACATCCAGCATTCCCTCTGACTCTCATCAGACAGGATGCTGAAGGGTTTATCCTTCTTTTTGGCTTGTTTTTGGTTAGGTGGGCCATTCTGGACTTGAACCAGAGACCTCACCCTTATCAGGGGTGCGCTCTAACCAGCTGAGCTAATAGCCCTTGCCTTTTACCTCGCCTAGGCAATAGTTTGAAAGACTTCCACTCTTCAACCTTTCGGCTAATCCCTTGCTCGACCTTTTGGTTGACCAACTTCTCTCTATTTGCACTTTGCTTTCAAGATGAAGGGGTAAAGGTCTCCCTTAAAGGAGGTGATCCAGCCACACCTTCCGGTACGGCTACCTTGTTACGACTTCACCCCAGTCACTAGCCCTGCCTTCGGCGCCCTCCTCCCTAAGGTTAGAGTAACGACTTCGGGCGTGACCAGCTCCCATGGTGTGACGGGCGGTGTGTACAAGGCCCGGGAACGAATTCACCGCAGTATTCTGACCTGCGATTACTAGCGATTCCTCCTTCATGCAGGCGAGTTGCAGCCTGCAATCTGAACTGAGGCCGGGTTTGATGGGATTCGCTTACTCTCGCGAGCTCGCTGCCCGTTGTCCCGACCATTGTAGTACGTGTGTAGCCCAAGGCGTAAGGGGCATGATGACTTGACGTCATCCCCACCTTCCTCCGGTTTGTCACCGGCAGTCTCTCTAGAGTGCCCAACTTAATGATGGCAACTAAAAACGAGGGTTGCGCTCGTTGCGGGACTTAACCCAACATCTCACGACACGAGCTGACGACAGCCATGCACCACCTGTCTCCTGGCTCCCTAAGGCACTCCCACGTTTCCGCAGGATTCCAGGGATGTCAAGCCTTGGTAAGGTTCTTCGCGTTGCATCGAATTAAACCACATACTCCACCGCTTGTGCGGGCCCCCGTCAATTCCTTTGAGTTTCACACTTGCGTGCGTACTCCCCAGGCGGGATACTTAACGCGTTAGCTTCGGCACGGCTCGGGTCGATACAAGCCACGCCTAGTATCCATCGTTTACGGCTAGGACTACAGGGGTATCTAATCCCTTTCGCTACCCTAGCTTTCGTCCCTCAGTGTCAGTTTCAGCCCAGTAGCACGCTTTCGCCACCGATGTTCTTCCCAATATCTACGCATTTCACCGCTACACTGGGAATTCCTGCTACCCCTACTGTACTCTAGTCTCTCAGT is a window of Synechocystis sp. PCC 7338 DNA encoding:
- a CDS encoding DUF427 domain-containing protein, with product MPQPTTPEPGQESVWDYPRPPRIEASGQRAVIICDGITIADSCSTQRVLETSHPPVYYFPPQDVRIEYLELSTRHSYCEWKGEASYYHLNLGDRRRENVAWYYPTPNTRFSVIKDYIAFYPSKMDACYVDEELVTAQPGDFYGGWITSKIVGPFKGGIGTWGW
- a CDS encoding M3 family metallopeptidase gives rise to the protein MTTAAVANPLLQGRGLPAFDKIQATDVEPAVTTLVQELEAQLTELEQSVQPTWEGLVEPLTALEEKLSWTWGTISHLMGVKNSPELRHGFEQVQPLVVGFISRLGQSRPLYEAFVALRNSAEWDTLEPAQQRIVESNIREAELGGVGLTGEKRERFNAIQLELAELATKFSNNVLDASQAFELKLTTKEEIAGLPPSLLALAAQTAQQKGEEKATPEDGPWVITLDYPSYLPFMKYSQREDLREKVYRAFIRRAADGQWDNHPLIERILALRLEKSQLLGFDTYAELSLSRKMAPDVAAVEKLLEELRVPSYKAAEQEFADLQKFAGVAELHHWDTAYWSERQREQEFDFDAEALRPYFPLPQVLEGLFALAKRLFGVTIQPSQDPAPVWHPDVQFFQVLDESGTAIASFYLDAYSRPSEKRGGAWMADCLNRGQELVDGQKSLRLPVAYLICNQTPPVGDQPSLMTFYEVTTLFHEFGHGLQHLLTTVNYSGAAGINNVEWDAVELPSQFMENWCYDPTTLFSLAKHYQTGETLPQAEYEKILATRNFMTGSAMLRQINFSLLDLELHHRYRPNGPETIEQIGDRLAKITTILPPLPENAFLCSFGHIFAGGYAAGYYSYKWAEVLSADAFAAFEEVGLDNEAAVQTTGKRFRETVLALGGSLAPAVVFEKFRGRQPQTAPLLRHNGLLPSAT
- a CDS encoding GNAT family N-acetyltransferase, giving the protein MAKSHPSGLTVRWHHALAEIPQPQWDRLAVPLQTPFLEWHWLHNLETSGSAVRNAGWQPCHLTVWQGETLLGAAALYLKGHSYGEFVFDHQWADLAQRLGIDYYPKLLGMAPFTPAEGYRFLIDPEANEFLITQIMVEAIDHFCQTNQISGCNFLFVDRQWQKQMENLGFTGWLHHSYIWQNQNFQSFDDYLQIFNANQRRNIKRERKAVQKASLRIQVLQGDQIPHHFFPAIYRFYSNTCDKFYWGSKYLTKKFFQSLYEDYRSRVVLVLAFPEHDDQHPVGLSFCLRKGDRLYGRYWGSLADYDCLHFEACYYQPIEWAIGEGIQLFDPGAGGRHKRRRGFPATANYSLHRFYHPKMQQILQIYIDEINAMEQAEIDAINQDLPFSRKEISLALEQ
- a CDS encoding aspartate kinase; this translates as MALIVQKFGGTSVGTVERIQAVAQRIKRTVQGGNSLVVVVSAMGKSTDVLVDLAQQISPNPCRREMDMLLSTGEQVSIALLSLALQEIDQPAISLTGAQVGIVTEAEHSRARILEIRPDRLERHLQEGKVVVVAGFQGISSVEHLEITTLGRGGSDTSAVALAAALKADFCEIYTDVPGILTTDPRLVPEAQLMAEITCDEMLELASLGAKVLHPRAVEIARNYGIPLVVRSSWSDEPGTRVVAPPVQNRSLVGLEIAKAVDGVEYDADQAKVALLRVPDRPGVAARLFRDISQQQVDIDLIIQSIHDGNSNDIAFTVVKDLLGTAEAITSAIAPALRSYPEADQEAEIIVEKGIAKIAIAGAGMIGRPGIAAKMFKTLADVGVNIEMISTSEVKVSCVIDQRDADRAIAALSNAFGVTLSPPKNQTDTSHLPAVRGVALDQDQAQIAIRHVPDRPGMAAQLFTALAEANISVDMIIQSQRCRINAGTPCRDIAFMVAEGDSHQAEAILQPLVKDWLDAAVVVNKAIAKVSIVGSGMIGHPGVAAHFFASLAQENINIEMIATSEIKISCVVPQDRGVDALKAAHSAFNLAGTKTVTVPA
- a CDS encoding DUF262 domain-containing protein; its protein translation is MPVGQDFVEQLRKVRVSKKVITRKIGDVISDFQSAKIIIPTYQRSFVWPIDKQNRFIESIFMDIPIPPLFFLEKYDEEKEMVVYEIIDGVQRITTLCNFINGQLKPSDLENLPHLNQAKFQTLPANISNLFFERELTNVVIESNTHPEIQFEVFGRLNMGSVSLNSQELRNCMFHGEFNDFLKDLNKNRTYRELLDAFPRLKPAPEGKPDKNRMFDVELILRLFTLYDFYNQQTKQYPESRSEILNDYMRKRIDNDPSVSSQEELESLFIRLLEMVKICFNGNQFKSFNVKPSKNYASFSKQLNAAVFDVQMLGFVDYQINEILDKAEVIYDAFIDLCSFDRDFSDSIIRSTNSKVNGRLTPWKQTLKSIVENYDSYLSEFLEKKEAFNSTPICKVSGEEILSFEECDYCDGKIYHKSNSPKLELRRSSTRNSMKTDAIVSFGQKELEYSTLEEAIQFLIDHISEKILSSDDPHHIERLKSLSFIGTSDELLERIPAGRSGKRIAKMGDLYDSNRHRLYINISGGRKENIDNFNQLFSLFSFTQDVKIK